The Desulfobacterales bacterium nucleotide sequence TCACGATGGGCGAAAGGCGGTTAAAACCGTGGGTTTCGAGCAATTGGGCGCCGGCTTCAGCATGGTCTTTCCGGGTTCGGGCGATATCGTGCAATAAGGCTGCAGTGTGCACCAGTTCGCCGTCGATAAAAATGCCGGCCGCGTTGAGAGCTTCAGCCAACCGTTGTGCGACCACCGCCACTGCCCGGCAGTGCGCCTTGATGTCAGGGGGCAGACACTGAATCACTTCCATCAACACACGGCATTCGTTCTCGGTGGGAAGACCTTCGAAGGTCAGGCGGTCCAGCATTCGATGATAATCTTGCGGAGTGTCCAGATCCAGCAAGATAGCTTCGTCCGCCACAGGAAGCTCAAGACTGTCGGCATCATGGCATTTCAAAAAGGCCCTTAGTCCGCCGAGGCCGGGCCATTCCAGAATCAGAGGCGCCAAGCAGGCATGAATCAGGGTTGGATGGCCGCGCCTGCCATCAAAGGTAGGATATAGAATCGAGGCCGAGGATTTTTTAAAGGCCGTCACCAGCCGCCTGACCGTATGGGAGCGCACCAGGGGAATATCCACCGGGTGAATGAAAACCTTCCGGCACCGGGCCGGCAACGCTTGAATACCGGTCAACACCGAGCTGAACATTCCCTCAAGGTAATTCGGATTTTCAATGCAACGCACATTCAGTGGGGCCATCACCTGACGGACGTCCGCACCGCGGTGCCCCGTCACCACGATAATTTCTTCGATGCCGGCCGTCTGAAATATGGTCACCACCCGCTCGATGGTTCGACACGCACCCAACGGCAGCAGCGGCTTAAAGCGCCCCATTCTTTCTGAAAGCCCGGCAGCCAGCACAATAGCCGCGATGGCGGTATCCTTCTTCATTGTCGAATCGCTGATACAATGGCACCCATTGTCATTCCGTTTTTTTTACGGCCAACAGACCCCATGGGTTCAAACGGGACCTGAGCCTTATCCCCTTGAGGATTCTTTACCCCTGCGCGCACGGCGATCAATTCCGCCACGATGCTCACGGCAATTTCCTCAGGGGTGTCCGCACCAATGGTCAAGCCGATGGGACTATGCACCCTGGCTATGTCAGCGGCCGTAAACCCGTCCTTCAACAACTGCTCATAAATGGTATCTCGCTTACGCCGGCTGCCGATCATTCCGATATAGGCGGCCGGCGTTTTCAAGGCCTGAGCCAGGACGGTCCGGTCATGCAGATGCCCTCGGGTGACGATAACGATATAGGCATCGGCCGTCACGGCCAGATTTTCAAAGGCCCCATCAAAACTGGAAAGGGTTTGGACCGCCACGGCATCGGGAAAGCGGGCGGGATCGGCAAAATCCGCCCTGTCGTCCAGAACGACGACGCCAAAGCCCACCAGAGCCGCCAAATGGGCCGTGGGCCGCGAGACATGGCCGGCGCCGAAAATGTAGAGGGGCTGGGCGATTCGGCCCGGGTCCACCACCACCAGACGTTCATCCAGGGATAGGACTTGAACATGATCCGCTATGGTTATCCCGGCGGACAATTTCTCGACGAAAGCCGCAGATAACGTCGCCCGGGCCTGCACGCTTTGGTCGCTCATCAACAGGGCGTGATCAATCCGTTCGATATGCGTTTGATCGCCGCAAATGATGGAAATGAGCATCGCTTTACGGCCTTTTGCAAGCGAGTCGCGCCAATCGGTGAAAAGCACCCGGTTATCATCATCGGGTTGAATATAGTCCAAAAGCACCCGAACCCTGCCGCCGCAAATCATCTCCAAATTCGCCGCATCCTGATGGGTCAGGTCAAAGGTCAGAAACCGGGCAGGGGCTTCCTCGTTCATCTGTGCGGCAGCCTTCATGGTTTCGGCTTCCAGCAGCCCCCCACCGATCGTGCCGACAGTCTCGCATGCAGCGGTAATCAACATTCGGGTGCCGGCGGTTCGAGGAGCCGAGCCCTGCTGATCAATGATGGTGGCCAACACAAAGGCTCGCCCTTTCGCGAGCAGCTCACACGCGGCTGAAACGACTACATCCATCGGCAGGCGCTCCTTTTCATATGATAGTAATTAGTCCCGTATAGACAGCGCGCGACGCCATTCAATGCCGCATGGGATCAAAAATACTTCTCAGGGTCAAGTCAAACGGTTTTGAGTTTCTCCAGTATTTCGCCTTCAAGTACAGCGGTCTTTCCTTTTCGGTTATCGAACACCACAAAGGTGACATCGGCATCCGCTATCACCGTGTCGGTTCCTTTGAGTTTGACGATCTGATGAAACACGCCAGTGCGTCGGGTCCATTTGTTGATCTCCGTCTCGATCGTCAATACATCGTTTATAACTGCGGCGTGGCGATAGTTGATATTGATATTGACCGGAATGATCGGGTACCCGTCGCGGCTTAATTGCATCAAATCAATCGTTTTTTCAAACGCAGCCCATCGCGCATCATCTAAAAACTCAAAATAGCGGGCATTGTTGACATGCCCGGAGGGGTCCACATGGAAACCCCGTACCTTGATATCGATGGTGTGAACCATTTAACCTGTTCCTCTATAATGTTATCAATAGACAAGATTTTTTTGCAGTGGGAGTATGGCAAAGGCGCGATGGGGTGTCAATACCCCTGTTAATACCGTAGGGAAATCATCTGAGGCGAGCCAAAGCCCTGACCGGCGCGCGGCAACGAATCACACCGCGCACCGGTGCATGGGGGAGCGGAAACGCACTTTTTTCAACTTGCTTTTTTTAACAGCACTTCATGTCTTTCAATGATATGGTCGACAACCCCCGAATCAGCCAGGGTGGAGGCATCGCCGATGCTGTCATACTCATTGGCGGCAATTTTTCAAAGAATGCGGCGCATGATTTTGCCGGAGTCAAACCAGGGCGGACACACAGGTCCGTCCCTACGTTGACCGCGAGGCCATGAATTTTGTTTTCATTAACAAACCGGTAATGCTCCCAATAAACCTGCCTCCTTAGACCAACTCGGTGAAAGCCGGTTTTTTCGTCAGACGCGGAACCGGTGCGGCCAGCTTTCCGCCTTTCTCTACCGGCACGAAACCGTATACGGCAATAGCGGCACTGATGAGGAGCAAAATCGCCGTCACAATATAAGCGGCATTCAAGGTGCCGGTTTCAGCAACCACCATTTGGGCCGCTCTTGGAAACACAAAGCCGCCAATGCCCCAAGCGGAAAAAATAATCCCGTAATTACTGCCGAAGTGTTTCATTCCGAAATGGTCTTTGGTAAGCGAGGGAAACAGGGAAAGGTTGGTGCCGTAATTAAAACCGATGAAAGTGGCCGCTGCAACCACCAGAAACGCACTTTCCGAATTCATAAAAATAAGCGAAAAAATGAGCAGTGCCTGAAACGTCATCATGATGGCAAGGGTCAGGGGGCGACCGATTTTATCCGAAAGCATCCCTGCGATCACCCGTCCGCCGGCATTACCAATGGCAAGAAGCGCCACAACCAGCCAGGCCGCTTCTCCCAGGCTTTGCTTTGCCATGGCCGCAACCCCGCCGATAATAAAGAGTCCCGCCCCGGCCCCGATAAAATACATCAGCCACAATTTATAGAAGGTGCCGGTTTTCATCATTTGAAGCGGTAAGCGGTCCGCCGGTTTCTTTGAAGTTACCGCCGTTGTTTTTCTCTCTTTTCCGCCATCCTCAGGCACATACCCCTCCGGCGGGTTAACGAGAAATAAAGACAGGAAACAAACCACACTGAGAAAGGCGATACCGAAGATCATCATGGCCCGGTTTAAACCGAATGCGGCGATTAAAAAATTGGCGAGCGGCGCAATATAAACAGAGGCCAGGCCAAAACCGGCCACAACGATGCCCGCAATCATGCCGGTTTTTGAGGAAGGAAACCATTTGATGGCCGGCGGCGTTGCCGAAGCATAGGCGAACCCCAATCCCAGGCCCGTCAATACGCCAAAGCCGCCAATCCACACGATCAGAGAGTTGGAGAAGGAAATGACGATCAGCCCAAGCCCGGTCAAAACCCCGCCGATCATCGTGGTCAGCCTCGGGGAAAACTTATCCTGAAGACGGCCGGCAAAGATCATGGCAAAGGCAAACACCAGGCAACAAACAGCATACGGATCATTCAAGGACGCGGGATCCCAGGTAAATCGACCGTCCCCGGCCGTAATCGATTCTTTTATTTCCAGTTTAAAGATGCTCCAGGTGTAGAGAATGCCCAGGGCCAGGTTAACCCCCAACCCCGCCATTGTAACCTTCCACCCCCTGTTTTTAACTGTCGTCATACGGCCCCCTTGCTTAAAGGTTGTTAAAGATGCTGTCTCATTTCACTTCAAAAAACATACCATACCGCTATGCAACAGCATAACAACCTGTAAACACATATTAAAAAGAATTTTAGCCATGAAGAAACGTCGAGTGAACCGCCCCAACAAGCATACAATTAAAATTGTAGGCATTCCTGGCATTCCGACTCTAAACAGCGGCGATCGCGGGGATTATGAAATAAACGAATCGTTGTAGATACAACTTGGATTGTAGGGATAAATACCGACCGCTTCGGGCATTCGGCTACTTTCCCTTTTGCAGGCGTTTGCTCACGGCCTGCTGAGAAACCCCCAATAGCCTGGCGGCCAGCGATTGATTGCCGTTGGCCCGTTTCATGGCTTCATCCAACAGGGCCTGAGTGGCCTCTTCGATGGTGGGCAGGCGGGCGGGGAAAATAATGGTTTCGGCATTCCCCGATGGCGCGCTCGCCAGCCCAAAGGGACGCTGCGCATTCAGATAATTCTGAAACACCTGCAGGGAGAGAATTCCCTTGGTATGCCGGCTGACCGCATCAAACACCATGGCCTTTAGCTCCCGAACATTGCCGGGAAAAGAATAGGTCTGAAGCAACGCGGAAAGCTCCTTGGGATAGCTCGGCACCGTCTTGTTCAGCTCCGTTGCAGCGAGGCGGATAAAATAATTGAGCAAGAGCCCGATATCGTCGAGCCGTTCGCGCAAGGAAGGAATATGCACATGGTGCACCTGAAGCCGGAAGAGAAGATCTTTCCGGAATTTCCCTGAACTTCGAAGCTCATTTAAGCCTTCATTGGTGGACGCCACCATTCGAACATGGGCCTTTTTCGTTTTATCCATGCCGAGCGGGCGGTATTCGGATTCCTGCAACAACCGAAGCAGCTTCACCTGCGATGTGAGACTTAAATCACCGATTTCATCCAAAAGTAACGTGCCGGACGACGCTGCTTCAATCAGCCCCATGCGATGGGTATCTGCGCCGGTAAAGGCCCCTTTGACATGGCCAAAAAGGGTGTCCGAGAAGATATTGTCATCAAGCCCCGCCACATTGACGCTGACAAAGGGACCGCTTACGCCGCTGAGTTCATGAATCGCTTTGGCCACCAGTTCCTTGCCGACGCCCGTTTCTCCAGTTATCAACACCGCTTGGTTTGTTTTGGAAATCAGTTCCAGATACTTAAAAACGGCCAGCATTTTCCGGTTTCGCGTGATGATGCTCGAAAAGGCGTCCATATGGGACACTTCGTCGGTCAACATCGAGTTTTTTAACGCAAGGTTCTCCTGTTGCAGTTCACTGAAATGCTGCGCATTAATGACGGTGGTCCGCAGCCGGTCCGCATCCACCGGCTTCACCAGATAGTCGAATGCGCCTCTTTTCATGCATTTGACCACGGTTTTCGGATCCACAGCCACGGTGATGATAATCACCGGAATATCGGGAAATTCGGCTGCGATTTCCACGAGCAGATCCTGCCCGTTGATATGGGGCATCATCAGATCCATCAAAATGACCTGGGCATGGTGTTCCGCGATCAATCCCATGGCCTTCCGGCTGTCCCGGCAGGTAATGATATGATTGAAGCCCGCCATCCGCAGGGTGGTATCGATTGCCAGAAGAATCGCCTCTTCGTCATCAATAACCAAAATAGGATAAGCCGGCCGCAGATTCTGTTTCATTTGTCCCCTTTACTGCTATTTTCGTCACCAATCGGAAAGGATAGAACGGCCATCGTCCCCTCGTTGGGAATCGCTCGAATGTGCAAATCGCCGCCATGGTCCTTCATGATCCGGTCGGAAATGGCTAGCCCCAAGCCGGTATTGCCACGGCTCTGCTTCGTGGTAAAAAACGGATCCTTTATTCGCGCCAGCACTTCCTCGGGTATGCCGATGCCCGTATCCGCGACCACAACGGTGATAAGGCGTTTTTCCGCGTCCATGCCGGTTGACGCCCTTATTTCCCGGGATTTGTCAGGCAAGGCCTGACAGGCATTGACCAGCAGGTTAACAATCACCTGTTCCACCTTTTGCGTATTGCCCCTCAATCGGGGAAGGTCCGGCGCCAACTGAACGGAAAAATGATCCGTTGAGGCTTTGATCAGACTCGCGACCAGGGTAACCGCCTTTTCCACCACCGAATTGATAAAGACATCGTGGGTCATTTCCGGCGGGGATATTCTGGCAAAATCCTTTAATTCATTTACGATATTTTTGATTCGCTTGGCGCCGTCCTCAATATGATTCAACAGGTGCGGAATGCGAGCGTAAAGACCGGAAAAATCCGCAGTCCCATCCGAAACCGCCTGACCCACCTCGGGGGAATCCGGGTCCATCGGTACCAAATGCTGCCACAACTCTCTTAAAATCGGTGCATTTAAAAGGATAGCCGTCACCGGATTGTTGATTTCATGGGCCACACCGGCGGCAAGGGTACCGATGGTCGCCATTTTTCCGGCCTGGTACAACTGTTCCTGCTGTAGCCGGGTTCTTTGTTCAGCCCGGCTTCGCTCCTTTTCCACCTTCACACCCTGCCAGACAATGACCACCGAAAGCAGAAACACCAGCGCCATAATCCCGATGCAGATCAAGGTCAGTTTCCGGGTAATAGCCGATATTTCATTTTGAATGTCAACGATATAAACCCCGGTTCCCACCACCCATTCCCATGGGGCGAAGGCCTTGACAAAGGAAATCTTGGGAACAATGCGGTTAGGCTCATCCATCCACTGCCATTGATAATCGACATACCCTCCCCCGCTCTTCCGAACCACCTTCACAAACTCAACAAAGAGCCGTTTGCCGCCGGGGTCCGCATAATGTGAGATATCCTTGCCCTCCAGGTCCGGCCGGTAAGGATGCATGATCATGCGCGGCGCCATATCATTGATCCAGAAATAATCTTTGGCATTCAGGCCATACCGAAGCTGCCGCACATGGGCGATGGCTTGTTCTTGGGCCGCCTTTTTCGTCAGCTCGCCATCTAATTGCTTCTGGTAATACTGATGGATCGTGCTCCAGGCGGTTTCCGTCAATTCATGAATAAGCCCCCGCCGCTGGGCCATGAGCGCAGATTCCAGCGTTGGAAGCACCAACAGGAAAATCGTCATGAAAAATAAGATCACGGAAAGCACCACCGGAAAAATAATGGCGATGGGCAGGTGTTGGAGCAACTGAGCGGCGGGTTCTTTTGACATGCCTGGCTGATCCTTAACCGTTTTTCATGA carries:
- a CDS encoding sigma-54 dependent transcriptional regulator, with protein sequence MKQNLRPAYPILVIDDEEAILLAIDTTLRMAGFNHIITCRDSRKAMGLIAEHHAQVILMDLMMPHINGQDLLVEIAAEFPDIPVIIITVAVDPKTVVKCMKRGAFDYLVKPVDADRLRTTVINAQHFSELQQENLALKNSMLTDEVSHMDAFSSIITRNRKMLAVFKYLELISKTNQAVLITGETGVGKELVAKAIHELSGVSGPFVSVNVAGLDDNIFSDTLFGHVKGAFTGADTHRMGLIEAASSGTLLLDEIGDLSLTSQVKLLRLLQESEYRPLGMDKTKKAHVRMVASTNEGLNELRSSGKFRKDLLFRLQVHHVHIPSLRERLDDIGLLLNYFIRLAATELNKTVPSYPKELSALLQTYSFPGNVRELKAMVFDAVSRHTKGILSLQVFQNYLNAQRPFGLASAPSGNAETIIFPARLPTIEEATQALLDEAMKRANGNQSLAARLLGVSQQAVSKRLQKGK
- a CDS encoding XdhC family protein, which gives rise to MDVVVSAACELLAKGRAFVLATIIDQQGSAPRTAGTRMLITAACETVGTIGGGLLEAETMKAAAQMNEEAPARFLTFDLTHQDAANLEMICGGRVRVLLDYIQPDDDNRVLFTDWRDSLAKGRKAMLISIICGDQTHIERIDHALLMSDQSVQARATLSAAFVEKLSAGITIADHVQVLSLDERLVVVDPGRIAQPLYIFGAGHVSRPTAHLAALVGFGVVVLDDRADFADPARFPDAVAVQTLSSFDGAFENLAVTADAYIVIVTRGHLHDRTVLAQALKTPAAYIGMIGSRRKRDTIYEQLLKDGFTAADIARVHSPIGLTIGADTPEEIAVSIVAELIAVRAGVKNPQGDKAQVPFEPMGSVGRKKNGMTMGAIVSAIRQ
- a CDS encoding thioesterase family protein, encoding MVHTIDIKVRGFHVDPSGHVNNARYFEFLDDARWAAFEKTIDLMQLSRDGYPIIPVNININYRHAAVINDVLTIETEINKWTRRTGVFHQIVKLKGTDTVIADADVTFVVFDNRKGKTAVLEGEILEKLKTV
- a CDS encoding NTP transferase domain-containing protein — protein: MKKDTAIAAIVLAAGLSERMGRFKPLLPLGACRTIERVVTIFQTAGIEEIIVVTGHRGADVRQVMAPLNVRCIENPNYLEGMFSSVLTGIQALPARCRKVFIHPVDIPLVRSHTVRRLVTAFKKSSASILYPTFDGRRGHPTLIHACLAPLILEWPGLGGLRAFLKCHDADSLELPVADEAILLDLDTPQDYHRMLDRLTFEGLPTENECRVLMEVIQCLPPDIKAHCRAVAVVAQRLAEALNAAGIFIDGELVHTAALLHDIARTRKDHAEAGAQLLETHGFNRLSPIVRAHMDLNGPAGQPIDETQVVYLADKLVAGDQRVDLEKRFARKLEKYGLDPFAVSQIARRRENARRIQAEVERLTGLAIDTIVGAAGPLDEKKR
- a CDS encoding OFA family MFS transporter yields the protein MTTVKNRGWKVTMAGLGVNLALGILYTWSIFKLEIKESITAGDGRFTWDPASLNDPYAVCCLVFAFAMIFAGRLQDKFSPRLTTMIGGVLTGLGLIVISFSNSLIVWIGGFGVLTGLGLGFAYASATPPAIKWFPSSKTGMIAGIVVAGFGLASVYIAPLANFLIAAFGLNRAMMIFGIAFLSVVCFLSLFLVNPPEGYVPEDGGKERKTTAVTSKKPADRLPLQMMKTGTFYKLWLMYFIGAGAGLFIIGGVAAMAKQSLGEAAWLVVALLAIGNAGGRVIAGMLSDKIGRPLTLAIMMTFQALLIFSLIFMNSESAFLVVAAATFIGFNYGTNLSLFPSLTKDHFGMKHFGSNYGIIFSAWGIGGFVFPRAAQMVVAETGTLNAAYIVTAILLLISAAIAVYGFVPVEKGGKLAAPVPRLTKKPAFTELV
- a CDS encoding cache domain-containing protein — protein: MSKEPAAQLLQHLPIAIIFPVVLSVILFFMTIFLLVLPTLESALMAQRRGLIHELTETAWSTIHQYYQKQLDGELTKKAAQEQAIAHVRQLRYGLNAKDYFWINDMAPRMIMHPYRPDLEGKDISHYADPGGKRLFVEFVKVVRKSGGGYVDYQWQWMDEPNRIVPKISFVKAFAPWEWVVGTGVYIVDIQNEISAITRKLTLICIGIMALVFLLSVVIVWQGVKVEKERSRAEQRTRLQQEQLYQAGKMATIGTLAAGVAHEINNPVTAILLNAPILRELWQHLVPMDPDSPEVGQAVSDGTADFSGLYARIPHLLNHIEDGAKRIKNIVNELKDFARISPPEMTHDVFINSVVEKAVTLVASLIKASTDHFSVQLAPDLPRLRGNTQKVEQVIVNLLVNACQALPDKSREIRASTGMDAEKRLITVVVADTGIGIPEEVLARIKDPFFTTKQSRGNTGLGLAISDRIMKDHGGDLHIRAIPNEGTMAVLSFPIGDENSSKGDK